In the genome of Halobacteriovoraceae bacterium, one region contains:
- a CDS encoding nodulation protein NfeD — protein MLSIRIKHLIMLLFFLPHLLITKVFADNNVQEFQINDILEIEFDSSINTATLEYLKSALNKASISKSDALLIKMNTPGGFVTITKDILTKFGESDIPVFVWITPEGSSASSAGALISSGAHLLYMSEGTNIGAATPVELSGDIKKGDLRNKAINDLVALIQSLAKTRGHDPKSYSEMISEGKSFDAKTAKEKNIINGIVSNYSELFEQINGSKYRLKGQDFLPIVKNPKITTFKMDFGHLLLNILGHPSTAYILFLIGAALIYLELQAPGGMIAGSIGAVFLILAGISFQVLPLNFGALGLIILSFILFILEAFITSYGLLTIAGIASMLFGSLFLYRTENSYIEVSRPLIYSSAGAIILFVLFIVLFWIKDAKSLQNRDDFSLIGKKCSIEGIEENENGSYLYSVKVGGEIWKASSTQKFQLNDKAEILGQDKEKLILNI, from the coding sequence ATGTTATCTATACGCATTAAACATCTTATCATGCTTTTATTCTTCCTTCCACATTTGCTCATTACGAAAGTATTTGCTGACAATAATGTTCAAGAATTCCAAATTAACGACATCCTTGAAATAGAATTTGATAGTTCGATTAATACGGCCACCTTAGAGTACTTGAAATCTGCCTTAAATAAGGCATCAATTTCCAAAAGTGACGCTCTACTCATCAAAATGAACACTCCTGGTGGATTTGTGACAATAACAAAGGACATTCTCACTAAATTTGGTGAGTCTGATATCCCTGTCTTTGTGTGGATAACACCCGAAGGGTCCTCTGCTTCAAGTGCTGGAGCATTAATCTCTAGTGGAGCTCATTTATTATATATGAGTGAAGGAACAAATATTGGAGCAGCAACCCCAGTCGAGCTAAGTGGAGATATCAAAAAAGGCGATCTAAGAAACAAGGCCATAAATGATTTAGTTGCTCTCATTCAGAGCTTAGCAAAAACAAGAGGACATGACCCTAAAAGCTATAGTGAAATGATCTCTGAAGGAAAATCATTTGATGCAAAAACTGCAAAAGAAAAAAATATAATAAATGGTATTGTGAGTAATTATAGTGAATTATTTGAACAGATAAATGGATCTAAATATCGACTCAAAGGCCAAGACTTTTTACCAATAGTAAAAAACCCTAAGATTACAACTTTCAAAATGGACTTTGGGCATCTACTTTTAAACATTCTAGGTCATCCTTCTACGGCCTATATTTTGTTTTTAATTGGAGCGGCGCTTATCTACCTCGAGCTTCAGGCCCCAGGTGGGATGATTGCCGGCTCTATTGGGGCCGTATTTCTCATCTTGGCCGGAATTAGTTTTCAGGTTTTACCTCTAAACTTTGGAGCACTTGGTCTGATTATTTTAAGTTTTATTCTCTTTATCCTTGAGGCCTTTATAACGAGTTATGGACTCCTCACTATCGCTGGAATTGCTTCAATGCTCTTTGGATCACTTTTCTTATACCGTACAGAAAATTCGTATATTGAAGTTTCTCGTCCTTTAATTTATTCAAGTGCAGGAGCAATCATTCTTTTTGTACTTTTCATTGTGTTATTTTGGATAAAAGATGCAAAATCTCTACAGAATAGGGATGATTTTTCATTAATCGGAAAAAAATGTTCTATAGAAGGCATTGAAGAAAATGAAAATGGAAGCTATTTATACTCTGTCAAAGTAGGGGGAGAAATTTGGAAAGCTAGTTCTACTCAAAAATTTCAACTGAATGACAAGGCAGAAATTTTAGGCCAGGATAAGGAAAAATTAATCTTAAATATTTAA
- a CDS encoding alpha/beta fold hydrolase produces MVKNQLPKEVQKLFPFKNNFFKTSSGHQLHYIDEGKGHTIIMAHGNPTWSFYYRNLIDTLKNEFRVIAIDNMGCGLSDKPQTYQYNLKQHIINAQELIDYLNIDTFSLVLHDWGGAIGMGIATKIPNKVLSIILLNTAAFTDENIPWQINLCRTPFIGEFLIRSFNAFAFPATFMAVAKPLSRFVRQGLLYPYNNYKNRIATARFVQDIPMSKKHATYSVLKSIEEKLSLLTCPKFIIWGGQDFCFNDHFFKRWTQIYPKAETLYLRDSGHYVLEDSPIQVCASIKAFLEKNLPEYKEPPTTIIFNNKNNNQKDHNHECGPTLH; encoded by the coding sequence ATGGTGAAAAATCAATTGCCAAAAGAAGTTCAAAAACTTTTTCCTTTTAAAAATAATTTTTTTAAAACTTCCTCTGGCCATCAACTCCACTATATTGATGAAGGTAAAGGTCATACAATTATTATGGCCCACGGAAATCCAACTTGGTCATTTTACTACAGAAATTTGATAGACACTTTAAAAAACGAATTTAGAGTCATCGCTATCGATAATATGGGCTGTGGATTATCAGATAAACCACAAACCTACCAATATAATTTAAAACAACATATTATAAATGCTCAGGAACTGATTGATTACTTGAATATAGACACCTTCTCTCTCGTTCTTCACGATTGGGGAGGAGCTATTGGTATGGGAATCGCAACAAAAATCCCGAATAAAGTTTTGTCTATAATACTCTTAAACACAGCTGCGTTTACAGATGAAAATATTCCTTGGCAAATAAATTTATGTCGGACACCCTTCATTGGCGAATTTTTAATTCGATCATTTAATGCTTTTGCATTCCCAGCAACATTTATGGCCGTAGCAAAACCCCTATCAAGATTTGTTAGACAAGGTCTCCTTTACCCCTATAACAATTATAAAAATAGAATTGCTACCGCACGCTTCGTTCAAGACATTCCAATGTCAAAAAAACACGCAACTTACTCTGTCCTAAAATCAATAGAAGAAAAATTGTCGCTTCTGACTTGCCCCAAATTTATAATATGGGGAGGACAAGATTTTTGTTTTAATGACCATTTTTTTAAACGATGGACTCAAATTTATCCAAAAGCTGAAACACTCTACTTAAGGGATTCTGGACACTATGTTCTAGAAGATTCACCTATCCAAGTTTGTGCTAGTATTAAAGCATTTTTAGAAAAAAACTTACCAGAATATAAAGAACCTCCCACGACTATAATATTTAATAACAAAAATAATAATCAAAAGGACCATAATCATGAATGTGGCCCAACCCTTCACTGA
- a CDS encoding acyl carrier protein, with product METQEVRQVVIDIIADIALDEDLSAIDDGVALREQLDLDSMDFLDIVMELKKRHNVIVPQDDYPRLATLDSCVEYLTPKLQ from the coding sequence ATGGAAACTCAAGAAGTAAGACAAGTTGTAATCGATATAATAGCAGACATTGCTCTAGATGAAGATTTATCGGCCATAGACGATGGAGTTGCGCTTAGAGAACAACTCGATTTGGATTCAATGGATTTTTTAGATATAGTAATGGAGCTTAAAAAGAGACATAATGTAATTGTTCCCCAAGATGATTACCCAAGACTGGCCACTCTTGATAGTTGTGTTGAGTACCTTACTCCTAAATTACAATAA
- a CDS encoding 3-oxoacyl-ACP synthase III codes for MITGISLLDIQHYLPENILTSEEIEFKLENVYQKLKLPHGRLELMTGIKERRFWPNGTLPSKISTQAAKPIIEKFGAQQIDYIIHASVCRDFLEPATASVVHQNLGLSQNCQFLDLSNACLGVLNAIILASSLIKNKAARNILIVSGENGYPLLDHTIKTILNDPNLTRKNIKKYIANLTIGSAGVALLLGPTEQYPQCPQFTAYSQLTDSSANDLCRGDGNTHSLMMETNSEMLMEKGVALAKKNFKLFLETSKIKLSDLNFYIGHQVGSAHHLAIEHNLNLEGIRHHITYDTLGNTGSAALPVTLSISNQLNMLKKGNLLALLGIGSGLSSIIVGLRW; via the coding sequence GTGATTACAGGTATTTCACTTTTAGATATACAGCACTATCTTCCCGAAAATATACTCACTAGTGAAGAAATTGAGTTTAAATTAGAAAATGTCTACCAAAAATTAAAATTACCCCACGGACGCCTTGAACTAATGACAGGAATCAAAGAAAGACGTTTTTGGCCCAATGGGACCCTCCCTTCAAAAATTAGTACCCAGGCCGCAAAACCCATTATTGAAAAATTCGGTGCACAACAAATTGATTATATCATTCATGCATCAGTATGCAGAGATTTCTTAGAGCCAGCAACAGCTTCAGTTGTACATCAAAATTTAGGTCTCTCTCAAAATTGCCAGTTTCTTGACCTTTCAAATGCCTGTTTAGGTGTTTTAAATGCCATCATCTTAGCTTCTTCCCTCATTAAAAATAAGGCCGCTAGGAACATCCTGATAGTATCTGGTGAAAATGGTTATCCATTATTAGATCATACGATTAAGACTATTTTGAATGATCCTAATCTCACGAGAAAAAATATCAAAAAATATATAGCAAATCTCACAATAGGATCGGCAGGAGTTGCCTTGCTTTTAGGCCCAACTGAACAATATCCACAATGTCCTCAGTTTACAGCATACTCACAATTAACCGATAGCAGTGCTAACGATTTATGCCGTGGTGATGGAAATACCCATTCCTTAATGATGGAGACAAATTCTGAAATGCTAATGGAAAAGGGTGTCGCACTTGCAAAAAAAAATTTTAAGTTATTTCTAGAAACAAGTAAGATAAAACTGTCTGATCTCAATTTTTATATTGGCCATCAAGTTGGTTCGGCCCATCATTTGGCCATTGAGCATAATTTAAACCTTGAAGGAATCAGACATCATATAACTTACGACACACTCGGTAATACAGGTTCCGCTGCCTTACCTGTTACTTTATCTATATCAAATCAATTAAATATGTTAAAAAAGGGTAATTTGTTGGCCCTTTTAGGGATAGGAAGCGGACTTAGCTCTATCATAGTAGGTTTAAGATGGTGA
- a CDS encoding AMP-binding protein gives MNVAQPFTEAAFKNPHKKAVIQPVKRTFRNSYHYKSLSFDELEALCNSYAIQFEKYGLKKGMKTLLFIKPCLEFPAMVFALFKIGVVPILIDPGMGKKNLLKAIVETTPDAMIAEPIIHYLSKFHKGVFKKIDIKITHKSAPFAGAYKLSNHIPTTKQFYPPLKMNQFDLAAILFTSGGTGKPKGVEYTHEVFITQIKILKDLFKLNENEIDLPGFPLFALFTLSIGMTSVIPDMDPSKPSKANPKKLVRNIIDQKASFLAGSPAIWKNVAKYCLKEKIILPSVKYLVMFGAPIPNSLHRDFCQILPHGDTYTPYGATESLPITNISGSEILRDTAKLTADGKGTCVGRAAPFTEIKIIEISYEAIENLKDAKVLSTNEIGEIIVSGPVVTKSYYQNELANKLSKIYDCGKIWHRIGDLGYLDESDRLWFYGRKAHAFTISNRPYFTIPCETIANNHPSVQKSALVKLKKNQTDIAALIIETSSLTNKTDRLIDEVKEILKHNKTTDQIDEVYFYPKFPVDVRHNIKIDRPKLAEYVQKKVLRKHV, from the coding sequence ATGAATGTGGCCCAACCCTTCACTGAAGCTGCTTTTAAAAACCCTCATAAAAAGGCCGTCATACAACCTGTAAAAAGGACTTTTCGAAATTCTTATCACTATAAATCTCTCTCATTCGATGAGTTGGAGGCCCTATGCAATTCTTACGCAATTCAATTTGAAAAGTATGGCCTTAAAAAAGGCATGAAGACATTGCTCTTTATTAAACCATGCCTGGAATTTCCCGCAATGGTTTTTGCACTATTCAAAATAGGAGTTGTTCCCATTTTAATCGATCCAGGTATGGGAAAAAAAAACCTACTCAAAGCAATCGTCGAAACTACTCCAGATGCCATGATTGCAGAACCTATAATTCATTACCTCTCTAAATTTCATAAAGGTGTTTTCAAAAAAATAGATATTAAAATTACACATAAATCTGCTCCATTTGCAGGAGCTTATAAGCTTTCGAATCATATTCCTACAACTAAACAGTTCTACCCTCCCCTCAAAATGAATCAATTCGACCTGGCCGCCATTCTGTTTACCTCTGGAGGCACTGGAAAACCTAAAGGGGTTGAGTATACACATGAGGTTTTCATCACACAGATAAAAATACTTAAAGATCTTTTCAAACTCAATGAGAATGAAATTGACCTACCAGGTTTTCCTTTGTTTGCCCTTTTTACACTCTCTATAGGAATGACAAGCGTTATCCCTGATATGGATCCTTCTAAACCTTCAAAAGCAAACCCTAAAAAACTAGTTAGAAATATTATTGATCAAAAGGCCAGTTTTTTGGCCGGATCCCCCGCTATTTGGAAAAATGTAGCGAAGTATTGTCTGAAAGAAAAAATAATTCTCCCCTCAGTCAAATATCTAGTCATGTTTGGTGCTCCGATACCTAATTCCTTACATAGAGACTTTTGTCAAATTCTACCACATGGAGATACATATACACCCTATGGTGCAACAGAATCTCTCCCCATAACTAATATTTCAGGGAGTGAAATACTAAGAGATACAGCTAAACTGACTGCTGATGGGAAAGGTACTTGCGTTGGTAGAGCTGCTCCTTTTACAGAAATTAAAATTATTGAAATTTCCTATGAAGCAATTGAAAACCTAAAAGATGCAAAAGTTTTATCGACAAATGAAATAGGTGAAATCATTGTTTCAGGGCCAGTCGTCACAAAAAGTTATTATCAAAATGAGCTCGCAAATAAACTTTCAAAAATCTATGACTGTGGCAAAATTTGGCACAGGATTGGAGACTTAGGTTATTTAGATGAATCCGATCGATTATGGTTCTATGGACGAAAAGCACATGCTTTTACAATTTCAAACAGGCCTTATTTTACAATTCCTTGTGAAACCATTGCCAATAATCATCCGTCTGTCCAAAAAAGTGCTCTAGTAAAACTTAAAAAAAATCAAACTGACATAGCGGCCTTGATAATTGAGACCAGTTCACTCACAAATAAAACTGACCGCCTTATAGATGAAGTTAAAGAAATTCTCAAACACAATAAAACAACTGACCAGATCGATGAAGTCTATTTTTATCCAAAATTTCCGGTAGATGTACGTCACAATATTAAAATCGATAGGCCAAAACTTGCTGAATATGTCCAAAAAAAGGTTTTAAGGAAGCACGTATGA
- a CDS encoding NAD-dependent epimerase/dehydratase family protein — MNILITGAGGFLGRYIAKELLKEGHNVTNYSRNHHSSLDELGIKTLKGDITDFGQLMIAMHGKDAVFHVASKIGMWGKWKDFEKINFHGTQNVVLACIANKVKKLIYTSTPSVVARDYDLCGEDESLSYPLKFYSMYAKSKALAEDYVLKNNGKNGLMTVSLRPHLIYGPGDNNLIPRLVEAHKNNRLRRIGEGKNIVDVIYVENAAKAHVQAFNALKSPFEVPAGQTYFLGDDEPVNLWKFVNQIMEAYSLPSVDKNISRKKALSIGKFFEKSFNLLGLTKIDPPMTQFIAMQLSQSHFFSHKNAKTDFNYSPTYSTKIGLEKLKASLTN, encoded by the coding sequence ATGAATATATTAATTACTGGGGCCGGTGGATTTCTAGGGAGATATATAGCAAAAGAACTACTTAAAGAAGGACATAATGTCACAAATTATTCTAGAAATCATCATTCTTCGCTAGATGAACTTGGAATAAAAACTTTAAAGGGTGACATTACTGACTTTGGCCAGCTTATGATTGCGATGCATGGGAAAGACGCCGTATTTCATGTGGCCTCAAAAATAGGAATGTGGGGAAAGTGGAAAGATTTTGAAAAAATAAATTTTCATGGAACTCAAAATGTAGTTCTTGCATGCATTGCAAACAAGGTTAAGAAACTCATTTACACGAGTACACCAAGTGTTGTTGCGAGGGACTATGATTTATGTGGAGAAGATGAGTCTTTGTCTTACCCCTTAAAATTTTACTCCATGTATGCTAAATCAAAAGCATTAGCAGAAGATTATGTTTTGAAAAATAATGGGAAAAATGGTCTTATGACTGTTTCATTGAGACCCCACCTGATTTATGGGCCAGGAGACAACAATCTAATCCCCCGTTTAGTTGAAGCTCATAAAAACAATCGATTAAGACGAATTGGCGAGGGTAAAAACATAGTTGACGTCATTTATGTAGAAAATGCGGCAAAAGCTCATGTACAGGCCTTCAATGCTCTTAAATCGCCATTTGAAGTTCCTGCAGGACAAACCTACTTTTTAGGAGATGACGAACCTGTAAACTTATGGAAGTTTGTTAATCAAATAATGGAGGCCTACTCTTTACCTTCAGTTGATAAAAATATAAGTCGGAAAAAGGCCCTAAGTATTGGTAAATTTTTTGAAAAAAGTTTTAATCTTTTAGGTTTAACAAAAATCGATCCACCGATGACACAGTTTATAGCAATGCAATTGTCTCAGTCGCACTTTTTTTCACACAAAAATGCGAAGACTGATTTCAATTATTCTCCAACTTATTCAACAAAGATTGGTTTAGAGAAACTAAAAGCATCACTCACTAATTAG
- a CDS encoding FecR domain-containing protein — protein MKNLFFIFSLFSFSSFAKTDHPWAQIIKKQGVVKFKDIDVKQDEMIMDKGILETGPKSFVKFKVSQVKNTIILGPNSKMDMVMLHNHKTQKHEHIYTLTNGICRWISGDSKVKDQKINTPHAAIGVRGTDYYLSTNDLLGETEIIVFDGQVNFESKLTDKDEKLISKNQWGGVGGRFGNKIGKILNLDQKVIETFKSILPIE, from the coding sequence ATGAAAAATTTATTTTTTATCTTTTCCTTATTTTCTTTCTCGTCGTTTGCTAAAACAGACCACCCTTGGGCACAAATAATAAAAAAACAAGGTGTTGTTAAATTCAAAGATATTGATGTAAAGCAAGATGAGATGATCATGGATAAAGGGATTCTTGAAACTGGCCCAAAGTCCTTTGTTAAATTTAAAGTAAGCCAAGTTAAAAATACAATTATCCTAGGCCCTAACTCGAAAATGGATATGGTAATGCTCCACAACCATAAAACTCAGAAACACGAACACATTTACACCCTCACAAATGGAATATGTCGATGGATAAGTGGAGATTCTAAAGTCAAAGATCAAAAAATAAATACTCCACATGCTGCAATTGGAGTGAGAGGTACAGATTATTATCTTAGTACAAATGATTTATTAGGAGAAACTGAAATCATTGTCTTTGATGGACAAGTTAATTTCGAATCAAAATTAACTGATAAAGATGAAAAGCTTATTTCAAAAAACCAATGGGGTGGTGTCGGTGGCCGTTTTGGAAACAAGATTGGAAAAATTCTAAACCTTGACCAAAAGGTCATAGAAACCTTTAAAAGTATTTTACCAATTGAATAA
- a CDS encoding slipin family protein: MPLNFIPAIVVLLILLTQIFKILNEYERGVVFRLGKFAGVRGPGLIILIPGVEKMRKIDLRTVTMDIPSQDIISKDNVTLKVNGVVYFRVENPRKAIISVEDFLQATSQISQTTLRSVIGQFELDEILSSRDSINIKLQEILDEQTEPWGIKVTTVEVKAIDLPIEMQRAMAKQAEAERDKRAKIISADGEMQAAKKLAEAAEILDAHKNAIVLRYLDTMKEISSGQGKSTTFFPLPVDFLTNFINKNS, from the coding sequence ATGCCATTAAATTTTATTCCAGCGATTGTAGTCTTACTTATTTTACTGACGCAAATTTTCAAAATTCTTAATGAGTACGAACGTGGTGTAGTTTTTAGACTCGGAAAATTCGCTGGAGTTCGTGGTCCTGGTCTAATCATTCTCATTCCAGGTGTGGAAAAAATGAGAAAAATCGATCTCAGAACTGTCACAATGGATATTCCATCTCAAGATATCATAAGCAAAGACAACGTTACGTTAAAAGTTAATGGGGTTGTCTATTTTCGAGTAGAAAATCCGCGCAAGGCCATTATATCTGTCGAAGATTTTCTACAAGCAACAAGCCAAATTTCACAAACAACATTAAGATCAGTTATTGGACAGTTTGAACTCGATGAAATTTTATCATCAAGAGATTCAATAAACATTAAACTTCAAGAAATTCTCGATGAACAAACTGAGCCATGGGGTATTAAAGTAACTACTGTCGAAGTAAAAGCAATAGATCTTCCAATCGAGATGCAAAGAGCAATGGCAAAACAAGCTGAGGCCGAAAGAGATAAACGTGCAAAAATTATTTCAGCAGATGGAGAAATGCAAGCTGCTAAAAAATTGGCCGAAGCAGCTGAAATTCTTGATGCCCATAAAAATGCTATCGTTTTGAGATACCTAGACACAATGAAAGAAATTTCTTCAGGACAAGGTAAATCCACAACCTTCTTCCCACTTCCTGTAGATTTCCTTACAAATTTTATTAATAAAAATTCTTGA
- a CDS encoding beta-ketoacyl-[acyl-carrier-protein] synthase family protein: MNKRIVITGIGLTAPNGNNLKDFRHSLLNNNSGISNTEVRHMGTHAAGLCDFDEFKYQKRKMRKRGTRAGAIAIYCANEALLDANIEFSMVDKSRVGVYLGITEHGNVETENEIHELYQNDLKTEFWSHHHNPRTVANSPAGEVTLNLQITGPHCTIGAACAAGNMGLIHAYQMLQLEEVDLALAGGISESPQTFGIFAAFDAQGALARNENPKNASRPLDIDRNGIVISEGGAIYVLETLDSALDRNAKIYGEIIGYHNNSDASDFVLPNKDRQVECIYKALKKAGLEPNDIDIVSMHATGTKAGDIQEVLAVREVFNDSPNTCINATKGFIGHAMGAAGALELAGNLPSFEDGYVHPCMNIDHLDPECEISGLVVKEKLRKNVEIILNNSFGMLGINSVVIVKKFSEI, translated from the coding sequence ATGAATAAAAGAATTGTCATCACAGGCATTGGACTAACAGCACCAAATGGCAATAACCTGAAAGATTTTCGTCATTCTTTGTTAAACAATAACTCAGGGATTTCAAATACTGAAGTTAGACACATGGGAACCCATGCTGCTGGACTTTGTGATTTTGATGAATTTAAGTATCAAAAAAGAAAGATGCGTAAAAGAGGAACACGAGCAGGGGCCATTGCAATATATTGCGCCAACGAGGCCTTACTAGATGCAAATATTGAATTTAGTATGGTTGATAAATCCAGAGTAGGCGTTTACTTAGGTATAACTGAGCATGGTAATGTAGAAACTGAAAATGAAATTCATGAATTATACCAAAACGATTTAAAGACTGAATTTTGGTCTCATCATCACAATCCAAGGACTGTGGCCAATAGTCCTGCTGGAGAAGTTACGTTAAATCTTCAAATTACAGGCCCTCATTGTACAATAGGTGCGGCCTGTGCTGCTGGAAATATGGGACTGATTCACGCCTATCAAATGCTTCAACTCGAAGAAGTTGATCTCGCTCTGGCCGGCGGAATATCTGAAAGTCCACAAACCTTCGGTATATTTGCAGCTTTCGATGCTCAAGGCGCACTGGCCAGAAATGAAAATCCTAAAAATGCCTCTAGGCCTCTAGATATTGATCGTAATGGAATTGTTATATCTGAAGGAGGTGCGATCTATGTTTTAGAAACGCTAGATAGTGCACTCGATCGTAACGCCAAAATTTATGGAGAAATTATTGGTTACCACAACAACTCTGACGCTTCCGACTTTGTCCTTCCAAACAAGGATAGACAAGTTGAATGTATCTATAAAGCACTCAAAAAAGCTGGTCTTGAACCAAATGACATAGATATTGTAAGTATGCATGCAACAGGAACCAAGGCCGGAGACATACAAGAGGTCCTGGCCGTAAGAGAAGTCTTTAATGATTCCCCAAATACTTGTATAAATGCAACTAAAGGATTCATAGGACACGCCATGGGTGCGGCAGGAGCTCTAGAGCTCGCTGGAAATTTGCCTAGTTTTGAAGATGGATATGTTCATCCCTGTATGAATATTGATCATTTAGATCCAGAATGTGAAATTTCAGGATTGGTTGTAAAAGAAAAACTTAGAAAAAATGTGGAAATTATTCTTAATAATTCTTTTGGAATGTTAGGAATAAATTCAGTAGTAATAGTAAAAAAATTTAGTGAGATTTAA
- a CDS encoding NAD(P)/FAD-dependent oxidoreductase, translating to MIQKFDAIIIGAGMSGLATAIRLSMYNKKVCLLEKHSIPGGLNSYYTRGKRSLDVGLHALTNFSPKGSKGVPLIKLLKQLRIPYEEFKLCEQNYSLIKYPHHELRFSNDFELLRNEVFQTFPTQIDGFNKLVLYIKDFNETSLNNKFFMAREVILSFINDPKLVDMILCPLLIYGSAWENDMDFSQFVIMFKSIFLEGLSKPEGGVRTIINILMEKLNQSSCEIRFKSEVSKIIEKDGKVIGIETKDGQILESECIFSSAGLPETLGLINKNKINNQDIGNLSFTESIVFCENQPREFGQEATIVFYNENESYLYRKPNQFIDTKSAVVCFPNNFKGENHTKEGIMRVTNIANYSKWMNLQKNDYNLQKQRVFENSLETCKKVVPGYNGHFNFSDVFTPKTITKYTSHFNGTVYGSTKKTRNGKTDTRGLYIIGTDQGFLGIVGSILSGISMANLYGLMEN from the coding sequence ATGATCCAAAAGTTTGATGCCATCATTATTGGAGCAGGAATGTCTGGCCTTGCTACGGCCATAAGACTTTCTATGTACAATAAAAAGGTTTGTTTACTTGAGAAACACTCTATCCCTGGTGGCCTCAATTCTTATTATACTCGTGGAAAAAGATCACTGGATGTTGGTCTACATGCCCTTACAAACTTTTCCCCCAAAGGTTCAAAAGGTGTTCCTCTTATTAAACTTTTAAAACAATTGAGGATACCTTATGAAGAATTTAAATTATGTGAACAGAATTATTCACTTATTAAATATCCCCATCATGAATTGCGATTTTCAAATGATTTTGAATTGCTCCGTAATGAGGTATTTCAAACGTTTCCCACTCAAATTGATGGGTTCAATAAACTCGTACTATATATAAAAGACTTTAATGAAACGAGTTTAAATAATAAATTCTTCATGGCCAGAGAAGTTATTTTAAGTTTCATTAATGATCCCAAATTAGTAGACATGATTTTATGCCCTCTTCTTATCTATGGTAGTGCGTGGGAAAATGATATGGATTTCTCACAGTTTGTTATAATGTTTAAAAGTATATTTCTTGAAGGCCTCTCCAAACCAGAAGGAGGGGTGAGAACGATCATCAACATCCTCATGGAAAAACTTAATCAAAGTTCATGTGAAATTAGATTCAAATCAGAAGTTTCAAAAATAATTGAAAAAGATGGTAAAGTCATAGGAATTGAAACCAAAGACGGCCAAATTCTTGAATCCGAATGCATTTTTTCTTCTGCTGGACTACCTGAAACACTTGGTCTCATCAATAAAAATAAAATAAATAACCAAGATATCGGAAATCTTTCATTTACTGAAAGTATTGTCTTTTGTGAAAATCAACCACGTGAATTTGGCCAAGAAGCAACCATTGTTTTTTATAATGAAAATGAAAGTTATCTCTATAGAAAACCAAATCAATTCATCGATACAAAAAGCGCAGTGGTATGTTTTCCGAATAACTTCAAAGGTGAAAATCATACCAAAGAAGGAATCATGAGAGTTACAAATATTGCTAATTACTCAAAATGGATGAATTTGCAAAAAAACGATTATAACTTGCAAAAACAAAGAGTCTTTGAAAACTCCCTGGAAACCTGTAAAAAAGTTGTTCCTGGTTATAATGGTCACTTCAACTTTAGCGATGTTTTTACTCCAAAAACAATTACAAAATATACAAGTCACTTTAATGGTACAGTCTACGGATCTACAAAAAAAACCAGAAATGGCAAAACAGATACGAGAGGACTTTATATAATAGGTACTGATCAAGGCTTTCTTGGAATTGTAGGATCCATTTTAAGTGGTATCTCAATGGCCAATCTATATGGATTAATGGAGAACTAG